Genomic window (Staphylococcus debuckii):
ACTTTCTGCAATAATGACCTTTGTACGATAGACATCGTATTCATTAAGTATGCCATTCATTTCGGCTTTACGCATTTTTTCTTTATATTTTTGTATTTCATCTAATATTTCGCTTTTTTCCATCTTGCTTAAACTTTTCTCACTCATCGCCAATCCCGCTTTCTGTCAATTTATCTTTAATTGTATCATACTCATACCCTTTACGAATTAATGCTTCAATCGTTTTCATTTCTAACTGTTTGCCTTCGTATTTACGTTCATACTTACGATACACTTTCTCAAGTTCTCGTTGGAGCAACATGTCAACCTCTTCTGGATCAGGTTCGAAATCAAGATTTTGCATTGCTTCGTTGATGACTTCAAATGAATATCCTTTTTGTAAAAGCGACTGTTTGACCTTTTCGCTTCTTTTCTTAAGCGGCCCCTTTTTCTGATTCATTAATTTATCAGCCAACGTCACTATCTCTTCCAAAGGTTGTTCTTCTTCGTATTTAGCAGTATAATGCTCTGCTAAGTCTTTCTCAATACCTGCTTTTAAAAGTTTTTGTCGATAAATTTCAGGTCCTTTGTCAGTAGTACGTATCATGGTATTCTTTAAACTTTCTGCATAATCAGCATGATCAATGTAGCCTTCACGATTACAATACTCGATGACCTCTGCAATGGCTGTTTCACTGATTTCATGTTTCTGTAGATGTTGGACGACTTCTTTTTCTGTTCTTTTACGATAAGACAGATACTGAATAGCTAAATGAAGTCCGAATCTGAAATGTTCGTACTTTTGTACTTCTGCCATATCAGCTGGCGTCAGCACGTCCCCTTTTTTCAAATTGAAATGAACTAAAGTATCCATATCAATACCCATTTCAAATGTCTCATCAAGGTATAAGTTAAATCTTTCTTTATTCTTTTTTTGAACTTCAATCTTAGTTACTTTAGGCATAATTTCAACTCGCTTTGATTTCAATAAATTCTATTCGCTACTTATTGTAAAACAAATTTGCTGACTTTTATAGCGTTATACTTTATAGAGATGCAGAGAAATTTTAAGAGATAGGAAGACGATACTATTAAAAAAAGAAGAAGCTGTAATGAGAGCTTTTTTCTTCAAAAAGTAAGGGTTGGAACAAATTAACGTCCCAACCCCTCAAGTCTAACAGTTTTCAGTTCATTTATTTACTTGGCTTTATACTCCTAATTGCGCAAGTGCTGTTTTATATTGACTTTCATCAATATAGCCTTGTTGTTTCATTTTTTCTAAATTTATCTTCACGCGATTTACATAATTCTGCGACATATCATTGACATCATACACACTTGGCGCGTTAATCTTACTAGCTAAAATAGCACTTTGTAAAACCGTAATGGTCGGCATGTTCGGATTGTTTTTGACCGTAGTCGTACCGAAATAATGGTTCGCAGCGCCTTCAATAGTATACTGGTTATCACCGTAATAGATGTTGTTAATATAAAAACTTAATATGTCATTCTTGGAATACTGACGTTCCATACGGCTAGCTACGATAATTTCTTTAACCTTCCGAGTAAAACTTTTCTCGTTGTCGTAATAATAATTCTTAACCACCTGTTGACTGATTGTACTTCCTCCTTGTACATTATGATCACTTAAAGTTGAAAATAATGCTCTGAAAATACCTTTGACATCGAAAGCACCATGGTCATAAAAACGTTCATCTTCCATAGAGATAAAGGCACCTTTGGTATAAGAAGGCATGTCGGATACAGGTACATAAGTAGATTTATCTTTAATCGTATTCAAATCATCTACATTCGCTTTTGATGATAATGCATACATGAGTCCGAAAAAGAGCGCTACAATAATAATAAGACCTATTACAATTTTAAAAAATATTCCTTTGCCTCTGCGCTTTTTCGGCGGAGCGCCTACAGGTTGATAATACGTATTATAATGTGGTGTATTCTGTGTGTTTGATCTAGTAGTTTTTGACTCTCTAGATAGCCTTTCGCTTCTTTTCATATTGACACACATTCTCCTCAATCGTAATTTTTTACTTCATACATATTATAAGTGAGAAACCGCATTCTTAAAATAAGAATATATTAAATAAAGTAAAAATCAGTCTCAAGGAGTACATTAGTTTAAGCCTAACTAAGTAAGAAAGTGGAGCTGCAATAAAAAAAGACTGAGACCTCAATTGAGGTCTCAGTCTTTCTAAACTAAAATTAAACTTTATTTATATTCTTTGTCTAATAATTCAACAATAGCATGATTGAAATCGTCTAAGTCGTCTGGAGTACGGCTTGTTACAAGATTACCATCAACTACTACTGATTCGTCTTTAACGTGAGCACCAGCATTTGATAAATCTTTACGCACATTTAATACTGCAGTCAATGTACGGCCATTTAAGTCGTCAGTATCGATTAATACTTGTGGACCGTGACAAATAGCAAAGATAGGTTTGTTATATTTAATAAATGCTTTTGCGAAAGTACCATAACGGCCGTCTACATCGCCACGTAAGTGGTCTGGTGAGAAACCGCCCGGGATGAGTAAACCTGAGTATTCAGAAGGTTCAGCTGAACCGATACCTACACCTACTTTAGCTTTAGTACCATGTTTACCTACAAGTTCTTCACCTGCTTCATGACCGATAATAACAGTTTTATAACCTGCTTCTTCAATTGCCTCTTTAGGGCTAGTTAATTCAATATCTTCAAAATCATTAGCTAAAATAATTGCTACTGGTTTAGTCATAAAAAATAATCACCTTTCTATTAATTGAAATTTAGTTTATAAATCTAATTTCAAAATAACTATTAATCGATTGATAGTTATTATTTAGACTAAAACTGATGATTTTAAACATATCTGATTCATCAGAATTATTTTTCGTGTTGAACAGTCTTTACTTTTTCCTCTAATTGGCCTAATAAACCAATCCACTCATCCACATCTTCAACACTTACTTTGTCAGGGTCTACATGATTGATTTCATCTACAAACTCCGATAATCTTGTTTGGACGTGGGAAATTAATTCTTTTTCGCTCATTTTCATTATTGAGACGCTCCTTTTTAAAATATAACAACATTCTAACATGAATTTGACTAACACCGTTAAACTATTAATAATGTAGCAGAGTTGAAATTAACTGTACATATGAAATATCTGTGTCATTTAAAGAATAGATTCCTACAATGTTCACTTACCCCTTTTCAACTTCGCCATTCGAAAAGTATAATGATAAACAGAATGAAAATAGAAAGAAGGCAAACTGATGATTGATTATTCAACTCGCATTAAGCAACCTATTTCAATATTGAACGATCCATGGGAAGCTTATAACGATGTAGAAGAATTTGGAGATCTTCAATTAAGTAATATTGAATTTACGACTACAAATTTGTGCAACATGCGCTGCAGTCACTGTGCTGTAGGTTATACATTACAAACAAGAGACCCTGAGCCCTTGCCGATGGACTTGATTTATAGAAGATTAGATGAAATTCCTCATTTACGCACATTATCTATTACAGGCGGAGAACCTATGTTTTCCAAAAAATCTATTCGCAATGTGGTTAAACCATTATTAAAATATGCTCAAAGCCGCGGTATCTATACTCAAATGAACTCTAATTTAACTTTACCGCAAGATCGTTATCTAGATATTGCTGAATATATAGATGTTATGCATATTTCTCATAATTGGGGAACTACTGATGAATTTGCTGAGGTAGGATTTGGAGCTATGGAAAAGCAACCCCCTTTAAAAGCTAAATTAAAACTTTATGAGCAAATGATTGATAATTCTCGTACGCTTTCAGAGCAAGGCATGTTTGTCTCAGCAGAAACTATGTTGAACCAAAATACACGCCCTTATTTAGAAAAAATACATAATGAAGTGGTTCATGATATGAAATGCAGCCGTCATGAAATTCATCCGATGTATCCTTCTGATTTTGCCAGCCAATTAAGTGTGTTGAGTTTAAAGGAAATTAAAGATACAATTCGTCATTTATTAAACATACGCGATAAGGACACTTGGATGTTGTTTGGTACTTTGCCGATTTATCCTTGTATCCAAGACGAAGACGATGCTGCTTTATTTGATGCCTTACGTACAGCTAAGAATGTAACTTTACGTAATGACCCAGATGGACGCAGCAGATTAAATGTAAATGTCTTTACTGGTAATGTAATTGTGACGGACTTCGGCGATGAAAATGGTACGATTTCTAATATCCAAACAGATAAACTGACTGATGTTTACTATCAATGGCTGCAATCTGATTTAGCACGAAGCTTAAATTGTTATTGTGCCCCCGTTCATTGTCTTGGTCCTAATGTGTTAGTTAAGAATATGTACTACCCTCATACAGATTTTCGTGAAAAAGAAAAAATGATGCATCAAATTTTCCAACAATAATAATAAGGCGGTTGCGACGTAGACATGTCGCAACCGCCTTATTATTATTGAATATGTCTTGTTCTTGTTAAGAATTCTAAAGTATCTTTACTTTCTTGTCTTCTTTCTTTTCTGCGTTTCACACGTGCAGGAGCAGTACTATGGAACCATTCTTGAATTTCATTTTCCGGATAGACGCCAGGCACTTTTTTCGGCTTGCCATCATCATCCAATGCAACAAATGTTAAGAAGCTTAAAGCTGCCATATATTTCTTGTCTTCCATAATATCTTCTAGAATAATCTGTACACAGACTTCCATCGAAGTAGAACCTGCATAAGATACCATAGCTTCATATGAGATGACATCACCCGTTCTGATTGGCAATAAAAAGTCTACTGAATCGGTTGAAGCAGTAACTACAGGTGCACTGCTATGCTTCATTGCACAAATAGCAGCAATTTCATCGATGTTGGCCATTAACAGGCCTCCGAACATTGTATGGTGATGATTTGTATCTTGAGGGTATACTTGACGATCTTTAATGCTTAATGAAGCAGACATCGGTCTTTTTTCTCTGTCTTCCACAATAGGTCTCCTTTTTAATCATTATTTTTTTAAAATTAATAAGCCCAGTTTCCATCTTTAAATAAGATTTCTTCTTTCCCATCTTCTGTAATACCATAAATTGTTAAGTCTGAACTTCCAATCATAAAATCTTCATGAATGAAAGCGTCATTTAAGCCTTCAGAGCTTAATTCTTCTCTAGACATTGAAGTACCATCTTTTATAGTAAATGGATAACCTGCACCTAATGCAATATGGCAAGAAGCATTTTCATCTAATAAAGTGTTATAGAAAACACGATTTCGATTTGAAATCGGGGAATCATCTGGTACTAAAGCAACTTCGCCTAAATATTTAGAACCTTCATCTGTTTCAAGTAAGTTGCGTAATACATCTTCCCCTTTTTCAGCCGTAAAATCAACTACTTTGCCATCTTTAAATGTTAAAGTGAAACCGTCAATCAAGCTGCCGTTATAACTTAATGGCAATTTATTTGTAACGTGGCCGTTGACGCGATTTCGGTCTGGTGCAGTAAAAACTTCTTCGGTAGGAATATTAGCTATAAATTCTTGGCCGTCATTTGTAAAGCTTGTAGCATCTTGCCATAAATGATTTTCAGGCAGACCGATTGTTAAGTCTGTGCCTTCGGAAATATAATGCAATGCTGAATAATGTTTGTCTTGTAAATATTTCGCATGCTTACTTAAATTTTCAATATGTTGATTCCAATTTTCAACTGGATTATTACCATCTACACGCACAATATCTAATAATTCATCAATGAATTTTTCGTAAGCTTCGTCTTCGCTTAATTCCGGATACACACGTTGTGCCCATGGTTTATTAGGATAAACGACGACACACCAAGGGAAATCATTATTTTGGCTTGCTTCCATGTAGCCTTTAAAACCTTTAGAGTAGGCACTGCTGTAGGCAGCCTTTTTATCACTCTCTACGCCGCTTAATAAGTCTGGGTCACTGCTGATTAACGCTAAGTTTGCAGCTCCGCGTTCGACGTAGTCCATACGTTCGTCCACATCATATTGTTTTAAGCTTCTTTCAGCAAAATAGTCAGCATCTTCATATTCGAATTTCAAGCGTGTTAATGTATCATCAGCATATTTAACACGTACATCCGAAGCACCACGTTCGTAAGCCGCTTCTACGATATCATGTGTTAATTCTAATGCATCGACTGAAGAACGAATAAATACTGGTTGACCTTCTTGTACATTCATCCCTACGTCTACGATTAATTGTGCATACTGTTTTAATTTGTCTTGTAATTGTGTCATGAATCAATTCCCCCTTAAATTCTAATAGTTGTTATTTCTTATGATTGGCGTAATTCACCGAGCTCTGAAGCAATAGCTGTCACTTCACTAGGTGAAAAATTATCTTTAGATGTCACAAAGTCATGAATTTCTTTAACCTTTTCTTCGTCAGCATCTTCAAATTTATCAGGATCAATAAGTTGCACATTTACAACATTTAATTGTTTACGGATTTCTTCAATCATTTCTCTATTATTTGACTCCATTTTTTTCACCTCTTTATTTTTTTATTCTATCAAAGTACGGTTTTAATGAAAACTTTTAACGAAAAAAGAGAAATTCTCTCTTTAGATATGTCGCAAAAACCGATAATATAGTGATATACAGGTATATTTTATAAATGTTCGGGTAAATACAATCTATGGAACGATAGGTATACCTTATATAAGCTAACATATGTATTTAATATTTACCCGGCAAAATATCATTTGGAGGTAAAACATGGTTACAGTTGCATTTGTCTGCTTAGGCAATATTTGCCGTTCACCTATGGCTGAAGCTATTATGAAACAGCGTTTAAGAGACCGTAACATCGATGATATTGAAGTGACTTCTCGCGGCACAGGAAAATGGAATCTAGGTGAACCGCCTCATGAAGGGACACAAAGTATTCTGAGAGAACACAATATTCCATTCGACGGCATGATTAGCGAACTCTTCAAAGCGTCTGATGACTTTGATTACATTATTGCGATGGATCAAAGTAATGTGGATAATATTAAACAGATTAATCCGCATTTGAAAGGTCAATTATATAAATTGCTGGATTTCAGTGATATGGATGAACAAGATGTACCTGATCCTTATTACACTAATAACTTTGAGGGTGTCTTCGATATGATACAATCATCTTGTGACAATTTAATCGATTATATTCTTAAAGATTCAAAATTAAAAGAGGGGTAGATGAATTATGAATAACAAACTTGTACCAGGAATTCTTTTAGGCGCAGTTATCGGCGGCGCAATTACTCTTGCTGATAAAAATACACGTACAGCACTTAAAAACAGCTATACAAATATGAAAGAAGGCAAACGCAGCAACCAACCTTCTAAAATTAATGTGATTAAAGATGAAATCATGTATTGGAAAGATGCAGTCGAAGAAATTCGCCGCAATAATCCAGAATTAGAACGTGCGCTTAAAGATGCTAAGAATACATTCCAAGAGCGTAAAAAAAATGATAAACATTTAAACGGCTAATTCATTGTCATTTTAATATGTTATATTTCAAGGGATAAGCACACCTAGTATTTAGGGTGGCGCTATCCCCCTTTTTTCAACTAAAATTTAATATTTATGTCACAAAGGAGTCTGTGTTATGTCAAAGAAAAATGACCATAACAAAGAAAGTAACTCTGGTTTATTAAGTAAGGTGAAAGAGAAATCAGCACAAGTGACACATCAGCAGGATAACAAGTATGTGCCGCCTCAAGAATTTCAATCAAAAACACCAAAGAAACCAAATCAAACTTTCTTTGTCGCTAAAAATAATAAACCTGCAAAATATACAAAAGATTCAAATTTTTTATCTTATCTGATTTATAGAATCGGTAAAGATGATGCGTCAGGGTTAGCAGCGCAACTTTCTTATTATTTCATGTTGTCACTCTTCCCTATGTTATTATTCTTATTATCATTGTTACCATTATTTAAAATTGACCGAAATAAAATTGTGGATATGATTGCTAAAAATGCACCTGCTTCTACGGCAGATTTATTAACTGGCATTATCGGCGATATCATGAAAAATGCAAGCGGCAGTATTTTATCTGTTGGTTTGATTTTAGCTTTATGGTCCGCTTCAAACGGAATGACAGCATTAATGAATGCCTTTAATGTTGCTTATGATGTTGAAGACGGCCGTAATCCTATTCTCTTAAAATTAATCAGCGTACTTTTTACAGTTATCATGGGCGCAGTATTTATTGCTGCAATGATCTTACCAGTATTCGGTCAGCAGATTGGACACTTATTGTTCGGCCCGCTCGGTCTAGATAGTCAGGTCAAATGGATATTTAATATTTTGAGTTACGCCTTGCCGTTCGTCGTTATCTTCTTATTATTTGCGACGCTCTATACCTTGGCGCCGAATATTAAAATCAAATGGAAGTCAGTGCTTCCAGGTGCGTTATTTACTTCAATCGTCTGGATTGTAGGTACTGCAGCATTTGGATTATATGTAAGCAACTTTGCTAACTACTCTAAAACATACGGCAGTATCGGTGGTATTATCGTGTTAATGTTATGGCTCTATATTACAGGCTTTATTATTATTGTAGGTGCTGAAATTAATGCGATTATCAATCAAAGACGTACACTGAAACATGCTGATTCACTTGAAGAGCATCAGTTCAAAGTATCTGATCTTCAAAATCCTCATAGTGAACGTTCATAATTGCTAGCGAAAGGCTGGGACATTAAGTTGTTCCAGCCTTTAATCTCTGCATAAACAGTAGATAGCTGAGTAAAAAATGCCCTAGTTCTAAGAAGATTTTTTAAATAAACAGTTCATAAAATGTTCAAACTCTAAACAATTGGGGTATACTATTCATTGGTTGAAAGATTTAAATGATACATATCTTTTTCAACTGTAAGAGATACAACTTGAGAGAACATAAAATTATACAATTTCAAGGAAACAGGAAGTGTAAACAATGACATTATTAGAAAGCATTCTCGCTTATAATAAAGATTTCGTAGACAATAAAGAATTTGAAAACTATTCTACGAGCAAAAAACCAGATAAAAAAGCCGTGCTATTCACATGTATGGATACACGTTTACAAGATTTAGGTACGAAAGCATTAGGATTTAATAATGGTGACTTAAAGGTTGTTAAAAATGCTGGTGCAATTATTACGCATCCCTATGGTTCTACAATCAAAAGTTTATTAGTAGGTATTTATGCATTAGGTGCAGAAGAAATAATCATTATGGCGCATAAAGATTGCGGTATGGGTTGTCTAGATGTCAGCACCGTCAAAGATGCAATGAAAGAACGCGGTGTATCAGAAGAAACATTTAAGATTATCGAACACTCTGGAGTAGACGTCGATAGCTTCTTACAAGGATTTACAGACGCTGAAGAAAACGTTCGTAGAAATATTGATATGGTTTATAATCATCCATTATTTGATAAATCTGTACCAATTCACGGATTAGTGATTGATCCGCATACAGGTGAATTAGATTTAGTACAAGACGGCTATGAAATTGCTGCTCAAAATAAATAATAAATAAATATGAATAGAGCAAGGAGCTGGGACACTACCAAAATGTCTCAGCTCCTTGTCATTATTGGATTAAATCATGTTGGAAAGCATAAATAACTGCTTGTGTTCTATCTTGCACTTCCAACTTGCTTAAAATATTGCTCACGTGAGTTTTAACTGTCTTAATTGTAATATGCGATGCACTGGCAATTTCTTGATTGGAATAACCTTTAGCAATCAATAATAAAATTTCCATTTCACGTTCTGTAAGCATTTCATATAACTCAGCACGTTGATTCATGCGGTTGCGCATTTTAACCAGCACTTCCGCTTCAAATACAGATTCATTATGTTGCGTCTTTCTAATTGCTTCTGCAATGTCGCTCGCACTCGTAGTTTTAAGTATATAGCTGTCTACGCCTGCATCTAAGGCACGATATACTTCATTATCTTCTATATAACTTGTTAACATTAACACTTTAATCTTAGGCAAATCTTTCTTTATTTGTTGCGTAGCTTCTACGCCATCCATATCCTCCATCAACAAATCCATCAAAATTAAATCCGGTTGCAGTTCATGTGCTTTTTCAATCGCTTCCTTTCCAGATTTACCTTCCCCTACTACTTCAATATCAGGTTGTGTTGACAGATAACTTGAAATGCCGATACGAACCATTTCATGATCATCCACAAACAGCACTTTAATCGTCATCGAATTCCTCCTTATTCAGCGGAGCTTTCACCTCAATTCTTGTCCCTGCACCTGGCAAGGATACAATATGCAGCGTTGCTCCGATTTCTAATGCGCGTTCTCGCATATTTTTTAATCCATAACTTTTTTCCATTTTTTCATCGACATCAAAACCTTTGCCGTCATCTTGAATCCGCAAAAGCAAGTAGTCATCTTTGTTAAATAAATCAATGGTTAATTTTGAACCTTCTGCATGGCGCAATGTATTGGAGATTCCTTCTTGTGTAATACGAAATAGATGGTCTTCGATTCCCTTAGGCACTTCAAAATCTTCAATATCATATACCACTTTCAACGACACCTTTTTCTTCAAGTCGATAACTAAATCTTTAATACCTTCACCTAAAGAACGGTCTTTTAATCCCAAAGGACGTAAATGCAACAGCAAAGCACGCATTTCTAGCTGAGAGTCTTGAACCATTTTTTCTAATGTCGGAATTTGTTGATCTAAAGGAGGCTCTAATTTAGTTTCCTTGATCGCAGATAACATCATACTTGCCGCAAATAATTGCTGACTTACAGAATCATGTAATTCTCTTGCTAAGCGTTGCCGCTCATCTTCTATTATTTTCTTTACCTTCGTATCATTCAAGTTATAAGTTTCGTTAGTCAAATCTTGGGTTTTTATCCGCAAGCGATGCAATTCTTGGTTCAAAGGTGCCAACATATGATAAATTTCCAAAGTTTCTTGATAGAGTTCGATATTCTGATCATTAATACCGACAACTTCACCTTCAATAGAGTGTTCAATTTGATCTTTAATCCAGTGATTTTGCTGATTTACTTTATAGGCTAATACCGAGCCTACGATAATACTCATGAGTATTACAATGATATTTAGAAACAAAAAAACTGGAATACCGAAGATTTGTGTGTAAAACATACCTTGAAAGAAAATAATATTTACAAAGACTTTATCTATGAAAAAGAAAATGGCTAATATACTGTAAACTAATATCAACATTGAACCTATCGCTCGTATATAGTGATTCATCGATAAACCACCTCTACATCTCCGATAAATGTAGACGCATAGATATTAATGTTGTAGTTCTCTGCTTTCGTTTCTTCTTTCATCTGTATATGATTATTTTCCACTTTAATGGTTTCATGGTTAATAGATGCATTTCCATAAAATGCAGCCACATGTAAGTTAACATTATAATTTGTCGGAACAATAATTAATATCTTTCCGATGAAATGTCTGACCACAATTGTATTATTTTCTTTAATATTGGCTGCTTTAGTTAAATCAATATGGATATCACCGATTCCATGCTGAATTTGCATATCTTCCCATTTATAAACATAAACAGGTGTGCGTTGATTACCAAACCACTTCTGTTTAATAAATGCAGGTGAAGTTACTTCTTTATCTGAAGCAATTATTTTAAGTGGTTTAAATTTAAAAATAATATAACGGATTATCAATAAGATCATAAATAAGAATAAGATGATAATCGTATATTTATTAGAGAATAACGTAAAAGCAACCAGTAATACACCTATCCAGAAAGCAAGCAAACCTCTTACTTTGTGGAAATATAGGTAGCCGACATAGATTAAGATAATTCCTAATAACAAGACGAGCAAAAAGCCAATTTTTTCAAAGAAAATATAGTAAAAATTGGCTATTATCATTAATGCTGTGAATATAATCAACATCTCAGTCGAGATATATTTATTTGTCATTTTTCGCCACCTTTTCTACGCAACTAAACTCATTTGTGCAATCATATCACATTCTCTTTCTAAAGTAATTCGTGTTTTATTTTGATAAGATAAATCCGCCTCAATTCTTGCACAGTCAGATTCTGCTGCATTTAATTCTTTCATCAATGAATTTAATTCTGCATTTTCAATGTTCTCCATACGTTGAATATTGGAGATTTGATATTGATCTAATAAATCAATGTATTTATTTTCAATTTCAATCGTCAATCTTTTAATCAACTCTACGATATTGACTCTTTTACGATTTAAATAATGAATATATCGTTTAGTTGAATGTAATTTTTTATTTAAATTTTCTTGGCAGTGCACAATACTGCTTTGAATCGTATGTTGATATATCTTTTCTAGATATACTGTAAACAAGTTCATGGAATCACCTCATTTATTATTGACTCCATTATAAAAGAAAGCCGGAGACATAGGGATAGTCTCCGGAACCATCTTTCATTCATACTTTAGTCCTAAGCTGCTTTAAGAGGATTACAATACGATTTCAATAGTATTATGATTCTTTATCATAGTCGATTTTAGTTGTAAGTAATGGACCGTCTTTCGTCACTATCACAGTGTGTTCAATTTGTGCAACATAGCTTTTATCGCTTGTTTCAAATGCCCATTCATTTTTCCCTTCTGTTACAAATGTGGCATTAGAAGAAATGAAAGGTTCGACTGCTAAGACAAGTCCTTCTTTAAGTAATGTTTTTTCTTTCGGGTCATAATAATTCAAAACATAACTTGGCGCTTCATGTAAGGAACTACCTACGCCGTGTCCTGTTAAATTACGGATGACTTTCAAATCATTTTTACGTGCTGTGGCATGCACGGCTTTACCGATTTGACTTAATTTACTGCCCGGTTTAACTTTTTTCATAGCATTATCAAAGGCTTCTTCCGCTACTTCACAGACCTTTTGTTTCATAGGATCAGAAGCTTCTCCAACTACGAAAGATATGCCAGTATCTGCATATAAGCCATTTTTTAAAGCAGAAACATCAATATTGACTAAATCGCCTTCGCGGATTTTGCGTTTACCTGGAATACCATGTGCAACTTCCTCGTTTACACTGATACATGTTTGGCCAGGGAAATTTTCATCATGAATCGGTGCTGATAACGCGCCATGTTCTTCAAATAATTCTTTTGCGATATCATCTAATTCTTTAGTTGTTACACCTGGTTTGGTTGCAGCTTGCATTTTATCTCTGACTAAAGCACAGATATAACCGATTTCTTTTAAACCTTGTAATTCTTCTTCTGTTTTTACAATCATGTCTAAATCCCTTTCCTTTTTAAAAAATTAATTCGTAAAAAGTAAGCCCGTACCAGAAAGTACGGTTAGACTTTATCTTTTCACTGCCGCCATGCAATTTACTCTATTCGAACATCACATTTTGGTACTCATTCCATCTTATTATACCAAAATTAATCTGATATACTAAACGTAGGAAATTTTAAATTGAACTTATAGCTTTACGAATTTGAAAATTGTTGTTGTAAGTGCATCATCCAAGCGAGG
Coding sequences:
- the sgtB gene encoding monofunctional peptidoglycan glycosyltransferase SgtB, translated to MKRSERLSRESKTTRSNTQNTPHYNTYYQPVGAPPKKRRGKGIFFKIVIGLIIIVALFFGLMYALSSKANVDDLNTIKDKSTYVPVSDMPSYTKGAFISMEDERFYDHGAFDVKGIFRALFSTLSDHNVQGGSTISQQVVKNYYYDNEKSFTRKVKEIIVASRMERQYSKNDILSFYINNIYYGDNQYTIEGAANHYFGTTTVKNNPNMPTITVLQSAILASKINAPSVYDVNDMSQNYVNRVKINLEKMKQQGYIDESQYKTALAQLGV
- a CDS encoding SE1561 family protein, translated to MSEKELISHVQTRLSEFVDEINHVDPDKVSVEDVDEWIGLLGQLEEKVKTVQHEK
- the yfkAB gene encoding radical SAM/CxCxxxxC motif protein YfkAB; amino-acid sequence: MIDYSTRIKQPISILNDPWEAYNDVEEFGDLQLSNIEFTTTNLCNMRCSHCAVGYTLQTRDPEPLPMDLIYRRLDEIPHLRTLSITGGEPMFSKKSIRNVVKPLLKYAQSRGIYTQMNSNLTLPQDRYLDIAEYIDVMHISHNWGTTDEFAEVGFGAMEKQPPLKAKLKLYEQMIDNSRTLSEQGMFVSAETMLNQNTRPYLEKIHNEVVHDMKCSRHEIHPMYPSDFASQLSVLSLKEIKDTIRHLLNIRDKDTWMLFGTLPIYPCIQDEDDAALFDALRTAKNVTLRNDPDGRSRLNVNVFTGNVIVTDFGDENGTISNIQTDKLTDVYYQWLQSDLARSLNCYCAPVHCLGPNVLVKNMYYPHTDFREKEKMMHQIFQQ
- a CDS encoding DUF1128 family protein gives rise to the protein MESNNREMIEEIRKQLNVVNVQLIDPDKFEDADEEKVKEIHDFVTSKDNFSPSEVTAIASELGELRQS
- a CDS encoding aminopeptidase, yielding MTQLQDKLKQYAQLIVDVGMNVQEGQPVFIRSSVDALELTHDIVEAAYERGASDVRVKYADDTLTRLKFEYEDADYFAERSLKQYDVDERMDYVERGAANLALISSDPDLLSGVESDKKAAYSSAYSKGFKGYMEASQNNDFPWCVVVYPNKPWAQRVYPELSEDEAYEKFIDELLDIVRVDGNNPVENWNQHIENLSKHAKYLQDKHYSALHYISEGTDLTIGLPENHLWQDATSFTNDGQEFIANIPTEEVFTAPDRNRVNGHVTNKLPLSYNGSLIDGFTLTFKDGKVVDFTAEKGEDVLRNLLETDEGSKYLGEVALVPDDSPISNRNRVFYNTLLDENASCHIALGAGYPFTIKDGTSMSREELSSEGLNDAFIHEDFMIGSSDLTIYGITEDGKEEILFKDGNWAY
- the recX gene encoding recombination regulator RecX encodes the protein MPKVTKIEVQKKNKERFNLYLDETFEMGIDMDTLVHFNLKKGDVLTPADMAEVQKYEHFRFGLHLAIQYLSYRKRTEKEVVQHLQKHEISETAIAEVIEYCNREGYIDHADYAESLKNTMIRTTDKGPEIYRQKLLKAGIEKDLAEHYTAKYEEEQPLEEIVTLADKLMNQKKGPLKKRSEKVKQSLLQKGYSFEVINEAMQNLDFEPDPEEVDMLLQRELEKVYRKYERKYEGKQLEMKTIEALIRKGYEYDTIKDKLTESGIGDE
- a CDS encoding low molecular weight protein-tyrosine-phosphatase, which produces MVTVAFVCLGNICRSPMAEAIMKQRLRDRNIDDIEVTSRGTGKWNLGEPPHEGTQSILREHNIPFDGMISELFKASDDFDYIIAMDQSNVDNIKQINPHLKGQLYKLLDFSDMDEQDVPDPYYTNNFEGVFDMIQSSCDNLIDYILKDSKLKEG
- a CDS encoding type 1 glutamine amidotransferase domain-containing protein, producing the protein MTKPVAIILANDFEDIELTSPKEAIEEAGYKTVIIGHEAGEELVGKHGTKAKVGVGIGSAEPSEYSGLLIPGGFSPDHLRGDVDGRYGTFAKAFIKYNKPIFAICHGPQVLIDTDDLNGRTLTAVLNVRKDLSNAGAHVKDESVVVDGNLVTSRTPDDLDDFNHAIVELLDKEYK
- a CDS encoding acyl-CoA thioesterase, which translates into the protein MSASLSIKDRQVYPQDTNHHHTMFGGLLMANIDEIAAICAMKHSSAPVVTASTDSVDFLLPIRTGDVISYEAMVSYAGSTSMEVCVQIILEDIMEDKKYMAALSFLTFVALDDDGKPKKVPGVYPENEIQEWFHSTAPARVKRRKERRQESKDTLEFLTRTRHIQ